The proteins below come from a single Leptidea sinapis chromosome Z, ilLepSina1.1, whole genome shotgun sequence genomic window:
- the LOC126978968 gene encoding uncharacterized protein LOC126978968 isoform X5, translating to MSSQKSEVSKINNKKDICRDFLWGCCSKGPTCKFRHELILEDMKKTLIFCHDFQNHGCTRKDCSFLHASREEQNLFEVAGQLPEVLVERYRNMSMTSGETIPQIAMYIRESLAIAPPPPPPPPPLPATNNIATYGPSQSKFMGPGSHSVMATVGPHMAPVHTTAVMPPIHPAVTSTSAVAVQHLPPPPPPPVQNCTSEKSFKATSHTGALATHPINNQLPGFPAKFDTSKPPPILPAQLQSRTGKRKLADSEAEPSKVRKDEETKEVANSCGSCSQRECRINLYKKKLDEHYIQEENLTLIYTRKLEEYQRKMDLLKTFFSPVIYSLLVDYIEKMTQYHVGVLNKIPRITQPQTLPEELVRTLLTSIRSAPSTSNVNNIQELLTRLSEMQNVQNTVNDSQNRTLGVEYSYTNGQRTDAMSTRQNSSQVDVNQAHSNRTTTSMNVPKTMPSIYSVPPPNIRSYLPQPTVPPTQNTPMPGYSQQQNYGVPTMFNNTNSTPSQPPPPTNTPVAGYSQQYNYNVPTSYNNVPITSTQPSTSRKNYSFNNTANKPPYYQARQ from the exons ATGTCGTCGCAAAAAAGTGAAGTGAGcaagattaataataaaaaagatatttgtAGGGACTTCTTGTGGGGCTGCTGTAGTAAAGGACCCACATGTAAATTCCGCCACGAGTTGATTTTAGAGGATATGAAAAAGACTTTAATATTTTGCCACGATTTTCAAAATCACGGATGTACACGTAAAGATTGTTCATTTCTTCATGCTAGTAGAGAAGAGCAGAATTTGTTTGAGGTTGCGGGACAGTTACCTGAGGTTCTTGTGGAAAGGTACAGAAATATGTCAATGACAAGCGGTGAAACAATCCCGCAGATAGCAATGTATATCAGAGAGTCTCTGGCTATAGCCCCTCCACCTCCACCGCCTCCTCCTCCCCTGCCAGCAACTAATAATATAGCAACATATGGCCCCAGTCAATCAAAGTTTATGGGCCCAGGATCTCATTCAGTAATGGCAACTGTTGGTCCTCATATGGCTCCAGTTCATACTACTGCAGTCATGCCTCCAATACATCCCGCTGTAACTTCAACTTCAGCAGTAGCAGTGCAGCACTTGCCACCACCACCTCCTCCCCCAGTACAAAATTGTACATCTGAAAAAAGTTTTAAAG CTACATCTCATACAGGTGCATTGGCAACACACCCAATAAATAATCAACTACCAGGTTTTCCAGCCAA ATTTGATACAAGTAAACCACCACCCATCCTACCAGCACAATTACAATCCAGGACTGGTAAACGTAAATTAGCAGATAGTGAGg CTGAGCCTTCGAAAGTAAGAAAGGATGAGGAAACAAAAGAAGTAGCCAATTCTTGCGGCAGCTGCAGCCAAAGAGAATGCAG AATAAACTTATACAAAAAGAAACTGGATGAGCATTATATTCAAGAAGAAAATCTTACCCTAATATATACAAGGAAATTGGAGGAATATCAGAGAAAAATGGACTTGCTTAAGACTTTTTTCAGCCCAGTAATTTACTCATTACTAGTGGATTATATAGAG AAAATGACACAATATCATGTAGGTGTTCTCAATAAAATTCCAAGAATTACCCAg CCTCAGACCCTACCGGAAGAACTTGTGAGGACACTGCTGACATCTATAAGGTCAGCACCCAGCACATCAAACGTAAACAATATTCAGGAACTATTAACTAGACTGAGTGAGA tgcaaaatgtacaaaacactGTCAACGACAGTCAAAATCGGACACTTGGTGTCGAATATAGCTATACAAACGGACAGAGAACCGATGCAATGTCAACAAGGCAAAATAGTTCTCAAGTGGATGTTAACCAAGCGCATTCAAATCGCACAACTACTTCAATGAATGTTCCAAAGACTATGCCCTCAATATACAGTGTTCCACCTCCGAATATTAGGAGTTATTTGCCGCAACCGACCGTCCCTCCAACACAAA ACACGCCCATGCCTGGGTACAGTCAGCAACAAAATTATGGTGTACCAACAATGTTCAATAACACGAATAGCACACCAAGTCAACCTCCACCTCCCACAA ATACACCCGTGGCTGGATACAGTCAACAGTATAATTATAACGTTCCAACATCATACAACAATGTACCGATAACGTCGACCCAACCCTCGACCAGTCGCAAAAACTATTCATTTAACAATACGGCAAACAAGCCACCATATTATCAAGCACGTCAATAG
- the LOC126978968 gene encoding uncharacterized protein LOC126978968 isoform X4, translated as MSSQKSEVSKINNKKDICRDFLWGCCSKGPTCKFRHELILEDMKKTLIFCHDFQNHGCTRKDCSFLHASREEQNLFEVAGQLPEVLVERYRNMSMTSGETIPQIAMYIRESLAIAPPPPPPPPPLPATNNIATYGPSQSKFMGPGSHSVMATVGPHMAPVHTTAVMPPIHPAVTSTSAVAVQHLPPPPPPPVQNCTSEKSFKATSHTGALATHPINNQLPGFPAKFDTSKPPPILPAQLQSRTGKRKLADSEAEPSKVRKDEETKEVANSCGSCSQRECRINLYKKKLDEHYIQEENLTLIYTRKLEEYQRKMDLLKTFFSPVIYSLLVDYIEKMTQYHVGVLNKIPRITQPQTLPEELVRTLLTSIRSAPSTSNVNNIQELLTRLSEMQNVQNTVNDSQNRTLGVEYSYTNGQRTDAMSTRQNSSQVDVNQAHSNRTTTSMNVPKTMPSIYSVPPPNIRSYLPQPTVPPTQNTPMPGYSQQQNYGVPTMFNNTNSTPSQPPPPTSNNDYPYTPVAGYSQQYNYNVPTSYNNVPITSTQPSTSRKNYSFNNTANKPPYYQARQ; from the exons ATGTCGTCGCAAAAAAGTGAAGTGAGcaagattaataataaaaaagatatttgtAGGGACTTCTTGTGGGGCTGCTGTAGTAAAGGACCCACATGTAAATTCCGCCACGAGTTGATTTTAGAGGATATGAAAAAGACTTTAATATTTTGCCACGATTTTCAAAATCACGGATGTACACGTAAAGATTGTTCATTTCTTCATGCTAGTAGAGAAGAGCAGAATTTGTTTGAGGTTGCGGGACAGTTACCTGAGGTTCTTGTGGAAAGGTACAGAAATATGTCAATGACAAGCGGTGAAACAATCCCGCAGATAGCAATGTATATCAGAGAGTCTCTGGCTATAGCCCCTCCACCTCCACCGCCTCCTCCTCCCCTGCCAGCAACTAATAATATAGCAACATATGGCCCCAGTCAATCAAAGTTTATGGGCCCAGGATCTCATTCAGTAATGGCAACTGTTGGTCCTCATATGGCTCCAGTTCATACTACTGCAGTCATGCCTCCAATACATCCCGCTGTAACTTCAACTTCAGCAGTAGCAGTGCAGCACTTGCCACCACCACCTCCTCCCCCAGTACAAAATTGTACATCTGAAAAAAGTTTTAAAG CTACATCTCATACAGGTGCATTGGCAACACACCCAATAAATAATCAACTACCAGGTTTTCCAGCCAA ATTTGATACAAGTAAACCACCACCCATCCTACCAGCACAATTACAATCCAGGACTGGTAAACGTAAATTAGCAGATAGTGAGg CTGAGCCTTCGAAAGTAAGAAAGGATGAGGAAACAAAAGAAGTAGCCAATTCTTGCGGCAGCTGCAGCCAAAGAGAATGCAG AATAAACTTATACAAAAAGAAACTGGATGAGCATTATATTCAAGAAGAAAATCTTACCCTAATATATACAAGGAAATTGGAGGAATATCAGAGAAAAATGGACTTGCTTAAGACTTTTTTCAGCCCAGTAATTTACTCATTACTAGTGGATTATATAGAG AAAATGACACAATATCATGTAGGTGTTCTCAATAAAATTCCAAGAATTACCCAg CCTCAGACCCTACCGGAAGAACTTGTGAGGACACTGCTGACATCTATAAGGTCAGCACCCAGCACATCAAACGTAAACAATATTCAGGAACTATTAACTAGACTGAGTGAGA tgcaaaatgtacaaaacactGTCAACGACAGTCAAAATCGGACACTTGGTGTCGAATATAGCTATACAAACGGACAGAGAACCGATGCAATGTCAACAAGGCAAAATAGTTCTCAAGTGGATGTTAACCAAGCGCATTCAAATCGCACAACTACTTCAATGAATGTTCCAAAGACTATGCCCTCAATATACAGTGTTCCACCTCCGAATATTAGGAGTTATTTGCCGCAACCGACCGTCCCTCCAACACAAA ACACGCCCATGCCTGGGTACAGTCAGCAACAAAATTATGGTGTACCAACAATGTTCAATAACACGAATAGCACACCAAGTCAACCTCCACCTCCCACAAGTAATAACGATTATCCTT ATACACCCGTGGCTGGATACAGTCAACAGTATAATTATAACGTTCCAACATCATACAACAATGTACCGATAACGTCGACCCAACCCTCGACCAGTCGCAAAAACTATTCATTTAACAATACGGCAAACAAGCCACCATATTATCAAGCACGTCAATAG
- the LOC126978968 gene encoding uncharacterized protein LOC126978968 isoform X1, with the protein MSSQKSEVSKINNKKDICRDFLWGCCSKGPTCKFRHELILEDMKKTLIFCHDFQNHGCTRKDCSFLHASREEQNLFEVAGQLPEVLVERYRNMSMTSGETIPQIAMYIRESLAIAPPPPPPPPPLPATNNIATYGPSQSKFMGPGSHSVMATVGPHMAPVHTTAVMPPIHPAVTSTSAVAVQHLPPPPPPPVQNCTSEKSFKATSHTGALATHPINNQLPGFPAKFDTSKPPPILPAQLQSRTGKRKLADSEAEPSKVRKDEETKEVANSCGSCSQRECRINLYKKKLDEHYIQEENLTLIYTRKLEEYQRKMDLLKTFFSPVIYSLLVDYIEKMTQYHVGVLNKIPRITQPQTLPEELVRTLLTSIRSAPSTSNVNNIQELLTRLSEMQNVQNTVNDSQNRTLGVEYSYTNGQRTDAMSTRQNSSQVDVNQAHSNRTTTSMNVPKTMPSIYSVPPPNIRSYLPQPTVPPTQNTATMSGFNQQHNYSAPTTYNVTNCVPSVTLPPANNREFTYTPMPGYSQQQNYGVPTMFNNTNSTPSQPPPPTSNNDYPYSSIAGYSQQYNYSVTTNNINNVPSIVPTHNHHIITHTPVAGYSQQYNYNVPTSYNNVPITSTQPSTSRKNYSFNNTANKPPYYQARQ; encoded by the exons ATGTCGTCGCAAAAAAGTGAAGTGAGcaagattaataataaaaaagatatttgtAGGGACTTCTTGTGGGGCTGCTGTAGTAAAGGACCCACATGTAAATTCCGCCACGAGTTGATTTTAGAGGATATGAAAAAGACTTTAATATTTTGCCACGATTTTCAAAATCACGGATGTACACGTAAAGATTGTTCATTTCTTCATGCTAGTAGAGAAGAGCAGAATTTGTTTGAGGTTGCGGGACAGTTACCTGAGGTTCTTGTGGAAAGGTACAGAAATATGTCAATGACAAGCGGTGAAACAATCCCGCAGATAGCAATGTATATCAGAGAGTCTCTGGCTATAGCCCCTCCACCTCCACCGCCTCCTCCTCCCCTGCCAGCAACTAATAATATAGCAACATATGGCCCCAGTCAATCAAAGTTTATGGGCCCAGGATCTCATTCAGTAATGGCAACTGTTGGTCCTCATATGGCTCCAGTTCATACTACTGCAGTCATGCCTCCAATACATCCCGCTGTAACTTCAACTTCAGCAGTAGCAGTGCAGCACTTGCCACCACCACCTCCTCCCCCAGTACAAAATTGTACATCTGAAAAAAGTTTTAAAG CTACATCTCATACAGGTGCATTGGCAACACACCCAATAAATAATCAACTACCAGGTTTTCCAGCCAA ATTTGATACAAGTAAACCACCACCCATCCTACCAGCACAATTACAATCCAGGACTGGTAAACGTAAATTAGCAGATAGTGAGg CTGAGCCTTCGAAAGTAAGAAAGGATGAGGAAACAAAAGAAGTAGCCAATTCTTGCGGCAGCTGCAGCCAAAGAGAATGCAG AATAAACTTATACAAAAAGAAACTGGATGAGCATTATATTCAAGAAGAAAATCTTACCCTAATATATACAAGGAAATTGGAGGAATATCAGAGAAAAATGGACTTGCTTAAGACTTTTTTCAGCCCAGTAATTTACTCATTACTAGTGGATTATATAGAG AAAATGACACAATATCATGTAGGTGTTCTCAATAAAATTCCAAGAATTACCCAg CCTCAGACCCTACCGGAAGAACTTGTGAGGACACTGCTGACATCTATAAGGTCAGCACCCAGCACATCAAACGTAAACAATATTCAGGAACTATTAACTAGACTGAGTGAGA tgcaaaatgtacaaaacactGTCAACGACAGTCAAAATCGGACACTTGGTGTCGAATATAGCTATACAAACGGACAGAGAACCGATGCAATGTCAACAAGGCAAAATAGTTCTCAAGTGGATGTTAACCAAGCGCATTCAAATCGCACAACTACTTCAATGAATGTTCCAAAGACTATGCCCTCAATATACAGTGTTCCACCTCCGAATATTAGGAGTTATTTGCCGCAACCGACCGTCCCTCCAACACAAA ATACAGCAACCATGTCTGGATTCAATCAGCAACATAATTATAGCGCACCAACGACATATAACGTTACAAATTGTGTGCCAAGTGTGACTCTACCACCCGCGAACAATCGAGAGTTCAcgt ACACGCCCATGCCTGGGTACAGTCAGCAACAAAATTATGGTGTACCAACAATGTTCAATAACACGAATAGCACACCAAGTCAACCTCCACCTCCCACAAGTAATAACGATTATCCTT attcaTCTATAGCTGGCTACAGTCAGCAGTACAATTATAGTGTAACAacgaataatataaacaatgtaCCAAGTATCGTTCCAACACACAATCACCATATTATTACTC ATACACCCGTGGCTGGATACAGTCAACAGTATAATTATAACGTTCCAACATCATACAACAATGTACCGATAACGTCGACCCAACCCTCGACCAGTCGCAAAAACTATTCATTTAACAATACGGCAAACAAGCCACCATATTATCAAGCACGTCAATAG
- the LOC126978968 gene encoding uncharacterized protein LOC126978968 isoform X3, with product MSSQKSEVSKINNKKDICRDFLWGCCSKGPTCKFRHELILEDMKKTLIFCHDFQNHGCTRKDCSFLHASREEQNLFEVAGQLPEVLVERYRNMSMTSGETIPQIAMYIRESLAIAPPPPPPPPPLPATNNIATYGPSQSKFMGPGSHSVMATVGPHMAPVHTTAVMPPIHPAVTSTSAVAVQHLPPPPPPPVQNCTSEKSFKATSHTGALATHPINNQLPGFPAKFDTSKPPPILPAQLQSRTGKRKLADSEAEPSKVRKDEETKEVANSCGSCSQRECRINLYKKKLDEHYIQEENLTLIYTRKLEEYQRKMDLLKTFFSPVIYSLLVDYIEKMTQYHVGVLNKIPRITQPQTLPEELVRTLLTSIRSAPSTSNVNNIQELLTRLSEMQNVQNTVNDSQNRTLGVEYSYTNGQRTDAMSTRQNSSQVDVNQAHSNRTTTSMNVPKTMPSIYSVPPPNIRSYLPQPTVPPTQNTATMSGFNQQHNYSAPTTYNVTNCVPSVTLPPANNREFTYTPMPGYSQQQNYGVPTMFNNTNSTPSQPPPPTNTPVAGYSQQYNYNVPTSYNNVPITSTQPSTSRKNYSFNNTANKPPYYQARQ from the exons ATGTCGTCGCAAAAAAGTGAAGTGAGcaagattaataataaaaaagatatttgtAGGGACTTCTTGTGGGGCTGCTGTAGTAAAGGACCCACATGTAAATTCCGCCACGAGTTGATTTTAGAGGATATGAAAAAGACTTTAATATTTTGCCACGATTTTCAAAATCACGGATGTACACGTAAAGATTGTTCATTTCTTCATGCTAGTAGAGAAGAGCAGAATTTGTTTGAGGTTGCGGGACAGTTACCTGAGGTTCTTGTGGAAAGGTACAGAAATATGTCAATGACAAGCGGTGAAACAATCCCGCAGATAGCAATGTATATCAGAGAGTCTCTGGCTATAGCCCCTCCACCTCCACCGCCTCCTCCTCCCCTGCCAGCAACTAATAATATAGCAACATATGGCCCCAGTCAATCAAAGTTTATGGGCCCAGGATCTCATTCAGTAATGGCAACTGTTGGTCCTCATATGGCTCCAGTTCATACTACTGCAGTCATGCCTCCAATACATCCCGCTGTAACTTCAACTTCAGCAGTAGCAGTGCAGCACTTGCCACCACCACCTCCTCCCCCAGTACAAAATTGTACATCTGAAAAAAGTTTTAAAG CTACATCTCATACAGGTGCATTGGCAACACACCCAATAAATAATCAACTACCAGGTTTTCCAGCCAA ATTTGATACAAGTAAACCACCACCCATCCTACCAGCACAATTACAATCCAGGACTGGTAAACGTAAATTAGCAGATAGTGAGg CTGAGCCTTCGAAAGTAAGAAAGGATGAGGAAACAAAAGAAGTAGCCAATTCTTGCGGCAGCTGCAGCCAAAGAGAATGCAG AATAAACTTATACAAAAAGAAACTGGATGAGCATTATATTCAAGAAGAAAATCTTACCCTAATATATACAAGGAAATTGGAGGAATATCAGAGAAAAATGGACTTGCTTAAGACTTTTTTCAGCCCAGTAATTTACTCATTACTAGTGGATTATATAGAG AAAATGACACAATATCATGTAGGTGTTCTCAATAAAATTCCAAGAATTACCCAg CCTCAGACCCTACCGGAAGAACTTGTGAGGACACTGCTGACATCTATAAGGTCAGCACCCAGCACATCAAACGTAAACAATATTCAGGAACTATTAACTAGACTGAGTGAGA tgcaaaatgtacaaaacactGTCAACGACAGTCAAAATCGGACACTTGGTGTCGAATATAGCTATACAAACGGACAGAGAACCGATGCAATGTCAACAAGGCAAAATAGTTCTCAAGTGGATGTTAACCAAGCGCATTCAAATCGCACAACTACTTCAATGAATGTTCCAAAGACTATGCCCTCAATATACAGTGTTCCACCTCCGAATATTAGGAGTTATTTGCCGCAACCGACCGTCCCTCCAACACAAA ATACAGCAACCATGTCTGGATTCAATCAGCAACATAATTATAGCGCACCAACGACATATAACGTTACAAATTGTGTGCCAAGTGTGACTCTACCACCCGCGAACAATCGAGAGTTCAcgt ACACGCCCATGCCTGGGTACAGTCAGCAACAAAATTATGGTGTACCAACAATGTTCAATAACACGAATAGCACACCAAGTCAACCTCCACCTCCCACAA ATACACCCGTGGCTGGATACAGTCAACAGTATAATTATAACGTTCCAACATCATACAACAATGTACCGATAACGTCGACCCAACCCTCGACCAGTCGCAAAAACTATTCATTTAACAATACGGCAAACAAGCCACCATATTATCAAGCACGTCAATAG
- the LOC126978968 gene encoding uncharacterized protein LOC126978968 isoform X2, with protein sequence MSSQKSEVSKINNKKDICRDFLWGCCSKGPTCKFRHELILEDMKKTLIFCHDFQNHGCTRKDCSFLHASREEQNLFEVAGQLPEVLVERYRNMSMTSGETIPQIAMYIRESLAIAPPPPPPPPPLPATNNIATYGPSQSKFMGPGSHSVMATVGPHMAPVHTTAVMPPIHPAVTSTSAVAVQHLPPPPPPPVQNCTSEKSFKATSHTGALATHPINNQLPGFPAKFDTSKPPPILPAQLQSRTGKRKLADSEAEPSKVRKDEETKEVANSCGSCSQRECRINLYKKKLDEHYIQEENLTLIYTRKLEEYQRKMDLLKTFFSPVIYSLLVDYIEKMTQYHVGVLNKIPRITQPQTLPEELVRTLLTSIRSAPSTSNVNNIQELLTRLSEMQNVQNTVNDSQNRTLGVEYSYTNGQRTDAMSTRQNSSQVDVNQAHSNRTTTSMNVPKTMPSIYSVPPPNIRSYLPQPTVPPTQNTATMSGFNQQHNYSAPTTYNVTNCVPSVTLPPANNREFTYTPMPGYSQQQNYGVPTMFNNTNSTPSQPPPPTSNNDYPYTPVAGYSQQYNYNVPTSYNNVPITSTQPSTSRKNYSFNNTANKPPYYQARQ encoded by the exons ATGTCGTCGCAAAAAAGTGAAGTGAGcaagattaataataaaaaagatatttgtAGGGACTTCTTGTGGGGCTGCTGTAGTAAAGGACCCACATGTAAATTCCGCCACGAGTTGATTTTAGAGGATATGAAAAAGACTTTAATATTTTGCCACGATTTTCAAAATCACGGATGTACACGTAAAGATTGTTCATTTCTTCATGCTAGTAGAGAAGAGCAGAATTTGTTTGAGGTTGCGGGACAGTTACCTGAGGTTCTTGTGGAAAGGTACAGAAATATGTCAATGACAAGCGGTGAAACAATCCCGCAGATAGCAATGTATATCAGAGAGTCTCTGGCTATAGCCCCTCCACCTCCACCGCCTCCTCCTCCCCTGCCAGCAACTAATAATATAGCAACATATGGCCCCAGTCAATCAAAGTTTATGGGCCCAGGATCTCATTCAGTAATGGCAACTGTTGGTCCTCATATGGCTCCAGTTCATACTACTGCAGTCATGCCTCCAATACATCCCGCTGTAACTTCAACTTCAGCAGTAGCAGTGCAGCACTTGCCACCACCACCTCCTCCCCCAGTACAAAATTGTACATCTGAAAAAAGTTTTAAAG CTACATCTCATACAGGTGCATTGGCAACACACCCAATAAATAATCAACTACCAGGTTTTCCAGCCAA ATTTGATACAAGTAAACCACCACCCATCCTACCAGCACAATTACAATCCAGGACTGGTAAACGTAAATTAGCAGATAGTGAGg CTGAGCCTTCGAAAGTAAGAAAGGATGAGGAAACAAAAGAAGTAGCCAATTCTTGCGGCAGCTGCAGCCAAAGAGAATGCAG AATAAACTTATACAAAAAGAAACTGGATGAGCATTATATTCAAGAAGAAAATCTTACCCTAATATATACAAGGAAATTGGAGGAATATCAGAGAAAAATGGACTTGCTTAAGACTTTTTTCAGCCCAGTAATTTACTCATTACTAGTGGATTATATAGAG AAAATGACACAATATCATGTAGGTGTTCTCAATAAAATTCCAAGAATTACCCAg CCTCAGACCCTACCGGAAGAACTTGTGAGGACACTGCTGACATCTATAAGGTCAGCACCCAGCACATCAAACGTAAACAATATTCAGGAACTATTAACTAGACTGAGTGAGA tgcaaaatgtacaaaacactGTCAACGACAGTCAAAATCGGACACTTGGTGTCGAATATAGCTATACAAACGGACAGAGAACCGATGCAATGTCAACAAGGCAAAATAGTTCTCAAGTGGATGTTAACCAAGCGCATTCAAATCGCACAACTACTTCAATGAATGTTCCAAAGACTATGCCCTCAATATACAGTGTTCCACCTCCGAATATTAGGAGTTATTTGCCGCAACCGACCGTCCCTCCAACACAAA ATACAGCAACCATGTCTGGATTCAATCAGCAACATAATTATAGCGCACCAACGACATATAACGTTACAAATTGTGTGCCAAGTGTGACTCTACCACCCGCGAACAATCGAGAGTTCAcgt ACACGCCCATGCCTGGGTACAGTCAGCAACAAAATTATGGTGTACCAACAATGTTCAATAACACGAATAGCACACCAAGTCAACCTCCACCTCCCACAAGTAATAACGATTATCCTT ATACACCCGTGGCTGGATACAGTCAACAGTATAATTATAACGTTCCAACATCATACAACAATGTACCGATAACGTCGACCCAACCCTCGACCAGTCGCAAAAACTATTCATTTAACAATACGGCAAACAAGCCACCATATTATCAAGCACGTCAATAG